A DNA window from Streptomyces sp. CA-278952 contains the following coding sequences:
- a CDS encoding sensor histidine kinase: MTMSPSVPDPDRLPPARFALDRWTWREVAYLLANLPLAVVGFVYTVVVIAVGAGLSVTVVGLPLLVGGLQGSRLLGRMERWRARRMLGVRVEEPSPLARGHQGQGFFVRLWAGLKDPVGWRALLYGFIRLPWGVLTFAATLASLFVLWPVLPFITRGLTTVDRAMARGLLSPSDELERRIAELESDRGVVVDTAAADLRRIERDLHDGAQARLVALAMGLGLAKEKLTDDPEAAARMVDEAHGEIKVALQELRDLARGIHPAVLTDRGLDAALSAIASRCTVPVKVSVGLRGRPAEAIEGIAYFTVSELLQNVSKHSGARSATVDVWRSADRLMLQVTDDGGGGARMGGGTGLAGLAERLDAVDGVFVLDSPEGGPTTITAELPWRDRAAARPAA, from the coding sequence ATGACCATGAGCCCTTCCGTGCCGGATCCCGACCGGCTGCCGCCCGCCCGCTTCGCCCTTGACCGGTGGACCTGGCGGGAGGTCGCGTATCTGCTCGCCAACCTGCCGTTGGCCGTCGTCGGGTTCGTCTACACGGTGGTCGTGATCGCTGTCGGCGCCGGGCTCTCCGTCACCGTGGTCGGGTTGCCGCTGCTGGTCGGCGGGCTCCAGGGGTCGCGGCTGCTGGGCCGGATGGAGCGGTGGCGGGCGCGGCGGATGCTCGGCGTACGGGTCGAGGAGCCGAGTCCGCTGGCGCGCGGCCACCAGGGGCAGGGGTTCTTCGTCCGGCTGTGGGCGGGGCTCAAGGATCCGGTGGGCTGGCGGGCGTTGTTGTACGGGTTCATCCGACTGCCGTGGGGAGTGCTGACGTTCGCGGCGACGCTGGCGAGCCTGTTCGTCCTGTGGCCGGTGCTGCCTTTCATCACGCGGGGGTTGACGACGGTGGACCGGGCGATGGCGCGCGGGCTGCTGTCGCCCTCGGACGAGCTGGAGCGGCGTATCGCCGAGCTGGAGTCGGACCGGGGCGTGGTCGTGGACACCGCCGCCGCCGACCTCCGCCGCATCGAGCGCGACCTGCACGACGGCGCCCAGGCCCGCCTGGTCGCCCTCGCCATGGGGCTCGGCCTGGCGAAGGAGAAGCTCACCGACGACCCCGAGGCCGCGGCCCGCATGGTCGACGAGGCCCACGGCGAGATCAAGGTCGCCCTCCAGGAGCTGCGCGACCTGGCCCGCGGCATCCACCCCGCCGTCCTCACCGACCGGGGCCTGGACGCCGCACTCTCCGCCATCGCTTCCCGGTGCACGGTTCCGGTCAAGGTGTCGGTGGGGCTTCGGGGGCGGCCGGCGGAGGCCATCGAGGGCATCGCGTACTTCACCGTCTCGGAGCTGCTGCAGAACGTCAGCAAGCACAGCGGCGCACGGTCGGCCACCGTCGACGTGTGGCGTTCGGCGGACCGGCTGATGCTCCAGGTCACGGACGACGGCGGGGGCGGGGCCCGGATGGGCGGCGGTACGGGTCTCGCGGGGCTCGCCGAGCGGCTCGATGCGGTCGACGGGGTGTTCGTCCTGGACTCGCCGGAGGGCGGGCCGACGACCATCACCGCCGAGCTGCCCTGGCGCGACCGCGCCGCAGCGCGGCCGGCCGCCTGA
- a CDS encoding NADH-quinone oxidoreductase subunit A yields MNGPAGPAGPTGPTALAAEYFQSYSVIGLLALVGVLFVAVAFGAGRLLRPVVPTPEKLLTYECGVDPVGEGWAHTQVRYYVYAFLYVIFAVDSIFLFPWATVFAAPGYGATTLVEMFIFLGFLAVGLLYAWKKGVLAWA; encoded by the coding sequence GTGAACGGACCTGCCGGACCTGCCGGACCCACCGGACCCACCGCACTCGCCGCGGAGTACTTCCAGAGCTATTCGGTCATCGGCCTGCTCGCCCTGGTCGGCGTCCTGTTCGTCGCCGTGGCCTTCGGGGCCGGACGACTGCTGCGCCCTGTCGTCCCCACCCCGGAGAAGCTCCTCACCTACGAATGCGGCGTTGACCCCGTCGGCGAGGGCTGGGCGCACACCCAGGTCCGCTACTACGTCTACGCGTTCCTGTACGTGATCTTCGCCGTCGACTCGATCTTCCTGTTCCCGTGGGCCACGGTGTTCGCGGCGCCCGGATACGGCGCGACAACCCTGGTCGAAATGTTCATCTTCCTCGGCTTCCTGGCCGTGGGACTGCTCTACGCATGGAAGAAGGGCGTCCTCGCATGGGCCTGA
- a CDS encoding sensor histidine kinase, with the protein MATAYGPDTRDRQHQGSGPGFGAKTPAKTPAQHFLPAPLRAPLEARAWRELLYALLSFPLATAAFVFAVTMTSLSAGLLVTFIGIPVLAAGLAVCRGFGALERHRARGLLRVEVADPERVRGKTGGPLSWMGAVLKSGVSWRHLLYTLLHFPWATFTFVVAITFWTYGLAALTYPLWFWLFPVFGGQDGLQLYGDRTHQEYLDSPGELAVTGAVGLALVLAAPWIVRGLLSVDRLMVTGLLGPSRLATRVSELESDRGVVVDTAAADLRRIERDLHDGAQARLVALAMGLGLAKEKLTDDPEAAARMVDEAHGEVKVALQELRDLARGIHPAVLTDRGLDAALSAIASRCTVPVTVEVDLDSRPAQAIEGIAYFTVSELLQNISKHARATRATVDVWRAADRLMLQVTDNGRGGASPASGSGLAGLTERLDAVDGVLVVDSPAGGPTTVTAELPWRG; encoded by the coding sequence ATGGCCACGGCATACGGACCGGACACGCGGGACCGGCAGCATCAGGGTTCCGGCCCCGGCTTCGGGGCGAAGACCCCGGCGAAGACCCCGGCGCAGCATTTCCTCCCGGCACCGCTGCGTGCGCCGCTGGAGGCCCGTGCCTGGCGCGAGCTGCTCTACGCGCTGCTGAGCTTCCCGCTCGCCACGGCGGCGTTCGTCTTCGCGGTCACCATGACGTCGCTGAGCGCGGGCCTGCTGGTCACCTTCATCGGGATACCGGTCCTCGCCGCCGGCCTGGCCGTCTGCCGGGGCTTCGGTGCGCTGGAGCGGCACCGGGCGCGCGGGCTGCTGCGGGTGGAGGTCGCGGATCCGGAGCGGGTGCGGGGGAAGACCGGCGGCCCGTTGTCCTGGATGGGTGCGGTCCTCAAGAGCGGGGTGTCCTGGCGGCACCTGCTGTACACCCTGCTCCACTTCCCGTGGGCCACGTTCACGTTCGTCGTCGCGATCACGTTCTGGACGTACGGCCTGGCGGCGCTGACGTACCCGCTGTGGTTCTGGCTCTTCCCGGTGTTCGGGGGGCAGGACGGTCTCCAGCTGTACGGGGACCGCACCCACCAGGAGTACCTGGACTCGCCGGGCGAGCTGGCGGTGACCGGGGCGGTGGGCCTGGCGCTCGTGCTGGCCGCGCCGTGGATCGTGCGGGGGCTGCTGTCGGTGGACCGGTTGATGGTCACCGGTCTGCTGGGCCCGTCCCGGCTGGCCACCCGGGTGTCCGAGCTGGAGTCGGACCGGGGCGTGGTCGTGGACACCGCCGCCGCCGACCTCCGCCGCATCGAGCGCGACCTGCACGACGGCGCCCAGGCCCGCCTGGTCGCCCTCGCCATGGGGCTCGGCCTGGCGAAGGAGAAGCTCACCGACGACCCCGAGGCCGCGGCCCGCATGGTCGACGAGGCCCACGGCGAGGTGAAGGTCGCCCTCCAGGAGCTGCGCGACCTGGCCCGCGGCATCCACCCCGCCGTCCTCACCGACCGGGGCCTGGACGCCGCGCTCTCCGCGATAGCCTCCCGCTGCACCGTGCCCGTGACGGTCGAGGTGGACCTGGACTCGCGGCCCGCGCAGGCGATCGAGGGCATCGCGTACTTCACCGTCTCCGAGCTGCTCCAGAACATCAGCAAGCACGCCCGTGCGACCCGGGCCACGGTCGACGTGTGGCGAGCGGCCGACCGGCTGATGCTCCAGGTCACCGACAACGGCCGGGGTGGGGCGTCACCGGCCTCGGGCAGCGGCCTGGCGGGCCTGACGGAGCGGCTGGACGCCGTGGACGGGGTCCTCGTGGTCGACTCCCCGGCCGGCGGCCCGACGACGGTCACAGCCGAGCTGCCCTGGCGCGGCTGA